The Tolypothrix sp. PCC 7712 region ATGCATGAGTGAATTTGACATACTAGCTACTCCTAGTTCTTGAATAAGTTAACTATTAACTATGAACTTAATTTGATATTTTTCAGATTAGAAATAAATCGGGAAGAAATAGGGGAGAAAATCAAGATATGAAGAAGTTATTCGTAAAAGATTATTAAGCTAGTGAATTAACGGTAAAATTTCTATTCATAATTAAGAGCCTGATTCTGGCTCAGAGTTAATATTGCGATGCCCACCCAGCTATTCAATTCTCCGAAAGCAGACATTTTGGTAATTGATGATACACCGGAAAACCTGAATCTTTTATCTGCTATGCTCACCGAACAGGGGTATAAAGTTCGCAGTGTGACTAAAGGTTCTACAGGTTTGCGGGGAGCGAATGCAGTTCCCCCCGATTTGATTCTGCTGGATGTTAATATGCCAGAGATGAATGGTTATGAGGTTTGCCAACAATTAAAGACAAGCGATCGCACTCGTGATATTCCAGTAATTTTTATCAGCGCTTTGGGTGATGTGCTGGATAAGGTGAAGGCGTTTGCAGTTGGCGGGGTAGATTACATCACCAAGCCTTTTCAACTAGAAGAGGTTTTAGCCAGAATTGAAAACCATTTAACGATTCGCAACCTGCAAAAGCAACTCCAAGCGCAAAATCAGCAATTGCAGCAGGAAATACGCGATCGCACCAAAGCTGAGGAGAAATTTGCCAAAGTCTTTCGTTCTAGTCCCAACCCAATTGCGATCGCCACCATTTCAGAAGCGCGGTTGCTTGATGTTAATCCCAGCTTCCTGAAGATGAGTGGCTACAATGTAGATGAGGTAATTGGGCATACCATCGCAGAACTTGATTTAGGTAAAAATACAGTAGCAATCGCCCAAACAATTCAACGTTTACCTGAAAGTGGTTCGCTGTACAATTTGGAATTTGAATTTTCTACCAAATCTGCCGAACTCAAGACAATCTTACTCTCCATCGAATTAATCGACTTGGCGGGAGTACCCTGTGCTTTATTAATTGCCAATGACATCACCGAACGCAAACGCCTAGAAAATGAGTTTATCTCTTTAGTTAGTCATGAGTTGCGGACACCTTTAACTTCCACAATGGGAGCATTAGATTTATTAGGTTCAGGACAGCTGGGAACTTTAACCGCACAGGGACAAAAAGTTTTAAGCATTGCTACCAATAACACTGAACGTTTAATCCGGTTGGTGAACGATATTCTCGATTTAGAACGGATGAAATCAGGCAAAATCTTCATGCGTAAAGCCAAGTGCAATGCTGCTGAACTGCTGATTACAGCCACAGAAGCTATGCAAGCAATGGCAGATAAACTTCAAGTTAAACTAATTGTTAATCCCGTAGCGGTGGAACTTTGGGCCGATGCGGATCGCCTGTTGCAAACCTTCACCAACCTACTCAGCAATGCCATTAAGTTTTCCGAACCTGGGGATACAGTATGGATTGGTGCCACACTTTCAGAAAATCAAAGTATTGAGCCTCAACCCGATGCACCTAGTTACCTTTTGATTACATTCCGAGATGAAGGACGAGGAATCCCGGAAGATAAATTACAACTTATCTTTGAACGCTTTCAACAGGTTGATGCATCCGACTCCCGCAACAAAGGCGGAACAGGTTTAGGACTGGCTATTTGTCGGAATATTGTGCAGCAACATAACGGTAAAATTTGGGTTCAGAGCGTTTTAGGAGAAGGCAGCACCTTTTACGTACTTTTACCTTTAGCTGACTCTAATTAGCATCTGCTTACGGCTCTAATCTCCCCCATTTCTCCCCGATTGCATTTTAGAATAGCTCTAGAGTTATCAAGCTAGTCAGCATCACATATCATGCAAGGATGGCACCATGAGCAGAAATATCTTGATTGTTGATGACGAAGAAGACGTACAGGCGATCGCAAAATTGGGTTTAGAATTGGGTGCTGGTTGGAATGTGTTGACAGCTTGTTGTGGACAGGAAGCATTGAATATTGCTGCTAAATCACCAGTTGATGTCATCCTTTTAGATATGATGATGCCGGATATGGATGGGCGTACGACTCTGCAAAAATTAAAGGCTAATCCTGCTACTCAGGAAATTCCGGTGATTTTACTAACTGCCAAAGTTCAAGAATCAGATCAAGATTGCTTTACTGGCTTAGATGTCGCTGCTATCTTTGCCAAGCCTTTCCGTCCCTTAAAATTAGCAGGGCAAATCAGTGAAGCATTAGGCTGGGCTTATAGTGAAATAGATAGTTAAGCATTCTTGTTTTACCTCATTTGAGTAGCCTTTTGGTGGACTATAAACATCGATAAATTGACGACCACATTTAACACATAGGTGATGAGCGTTTACCTCGTCGCTTACCGTTTTTTCTAATCTCCGTAGACTCACAGTATGGACAATGCACAGTATAAAACCTCAATTCATTGAAAGCGGCGGGAAACTCCATCCCCTTGTGGGTGGAGAGGGACAGCCGCCCCGCCGCTTGGGGCATTGGGGAGGCAGTGCGTTGGACGGGTTTCCCGGCTTAAAGCAACTGCCGTCATAGGGCATTGGTAATTTCTTCGCCATGCCCCATGCCCGATTCCCCATGCCCAAAAACTCCATCCACAAGGGGATGGAGTTTTTCATCCCTTGATTATGCAACGCCAATTTCAGAAAACCTGTCTTGAATTCAGGAAAATACTAAACAGCATATGTAGTTAAGGTGAATTTTGCTGCCCAGCTTCGATAAGAAAGATGTATTTACAAAAAACTCGACGCAGACGTGGTGTACTCCTAACCCCTGAAGGATTGAAAAAACTTCAAACAGCTAAGTCTGAAGCAGAGATGCTTGAAAACTCAGGTAATCGGTATACTCTTGAAGCATTGAATGAACGTACAAGTTTGTCAGTTGATACATTAATGAAGATATTTGCTTGTGAAGTAGGAGTAGACAAGCAAACCTTAAAGTACTGTTTTCAGGCGTTTAATCTCGTTTTGGAACGGAGTGATTATGAATTTCCGGAAGTACAACACCAAGATGAAGCCTTAGCTATTAACTTGCTCGGAATCGAAACAACACCAGAGATCCCAGAAGGTCAAGTCCCTCTAGATTCGGCATTTTATTTAGAACGCCCTCCGATTGAAGCTGATTGTTACAAAGCTATTTTGCAACCTGGAGCTTTAATCCGCATCAAAGCCCCTAGACGGATGGGAAAAACTTCATTGATGTCTAGAATTCTAGAGTCTGCAGCCAACGAAGGTTACCGCACTGTCTCTTTAAGCTTCCAGCTAGCTGATAAAGCAATTTTTCAAGACTTAGATAAATTCTTGCGTTGGTTTTGTGCAAGTATCAGTTTGGGTTTACAGGTACCAAACCAACTCAAAGACTATTGGGATGAGATTTTTGGCAGCAAAATTAGCTCAAAAATTTACTTTGAGCAGTATCTTTTAACAGCAACAACCAACCCTATTGTCCTGGGTTTAGACGATGTAGATAGGTTATTCCAATATCCTGATTTAGCTGATGATTTTTTTGGCTTGTTACGTGCTTGGCATGAGGAAGCCAAAAATCGAGAGATTTGGAAAAAATTGCGGTTAGTAGTGGCCCACGCCACCGAAGTGCATATTCCCTTAAATGTGAATAAGTCACCTTTTAATGTGGGGTTGCCAATTGAGCTACAAAGCCTCAACATCAAACAAGTTCAAGCTTTAGCCGAGCGCTATGGTTTAAACTGTGCAGAGCCAGCATTAGAACAATTATTGGCTTTGGTTGGCGGACAACCCTATCTTGTCAGACTAGCTTTTTATAATTCATGGCAACAAAGTGTCACTTTAGAGAAATTATTATCAACTGCTCTAAGTGCAAATGGAATTTACCGCGAACACCTGCAACAACAATTGTGGAACCTCCAACAAAATCCAGAATTGGTAGCTGCCTTTGCGGAGGTTGTCAAAGCTGCTAAACCTCTGGAATTACCTCTAGAGCAAGCATTCAAATTGCAAAGCATGGGATTAGTAAATTTATTCGGTAATCGAGCTACCCCTAGCTGTCAGTTATATGCCAAATATTTTGGCGGTCTTTTGAGTAACTAGCAAGCATTAGCTGTTTAATCCAATCCATAAAGGAAATTACCATGTCTCAAGAGTCATGTATTGAAACTAAGAGCCAACATCTTCAAGGCTACCCGAAAGTGCCAAAATCAATCATGAAAGCTAGCCGATGTGATCTCACAGATATTCAAATGCAGATTTGTGGAAATCTTCCTCAGGATTTGCAGGGCCATGTATTCATGGTTACTCCCGTAGGAAGTGTTAATTCTGGAGGTCTTCCCTATCCCAATGGAGATTCTCTATTGTGTGGCGATGGCATGATTTATCGGTTGGATTTTGATTCCCAGGATGAAGTGAGATTGACAACCCGCCTTGTCAAACCACCTGATTACTATGCTGACAAAGCAACTCATTACAACTCAAAGTATGAAAAATATCGTTTTCGTAATCATGGACTGACTAGATTTTCGCTATGTTTGGGTATTCGTAACCAGCTCAACACAGCTTTTCTCCCCATGAAATTTGGCTCAGATTCCCAGGAACGGTTACTAATTACTTATGATGCAGGTCGTCCTTATGAGATTGATACTAAAACCCTAGAAGTTGTTACCCCTATTGGCACTAATCAAGAATGGCAATCGGAATTCAATGGTTATAATGTACCTTTTCCTCCCTTCTTGAGTACGGCTCATCCTGCTTTTGATTCCCATACACAGCAGATGTTCACCATTAACTATGGTAGATCATTAGCTAATTTTCTAGATGTCATTCCTTTTATTTATGACTTGGAGCAACTTCCGCAAGAAATAGATGAGTTTTTAACTGCACTTGCCTCATTTCTGCGAGTAAATTTCCTCAAAGATATTTTTGATTTTTTCTCGCAATCTTTACAAATGTTTTTACAACTCTACGTCAAATTTGTAGAGAAGCTAACTAAC contains the following coding sequences:
- a CDS encoding ATP-binding protein codes for the protein MPTQLFNSPKADILVIDDTPENLNLLSAMLTEQGYKVRSVTKGSTGLRGANAVPPDLILLDVNMPEMNGYEVCQQLKTSDRTRDIPVIFISALGDVLDKVKAFAVGGVDYITKPFQLEEVLARIENHLTIRNLQKQLQAQNQQLQQEIRDRTKAEEKFAKVFRSSPNPIAIATISEARLLDVNPSFLKMSGYNVDEVIGHTIAELDLGKNTVAIAQTIQRLPESGSLYNLEFEFSTKSAELKTILLSIELIDLAGVPCALLIANDITERKRLENEFISLVSHELRTPLTSTMGALDLLGSGQLGTLTAQGQKVLSIATNNTERLIRLVNDILDLERMKSGKIFMRKAKCNAAELLITATEAMQAMADKLQVKLIVNPVAVELWADADRLLQTFTNLLSNAIKFSEPGDTVWIGATLSENQSIEPQPDAPSYLLITFRDEGRGIPEDKLQLIFERFQQVDASDSRNKGGTGLGLAICRNIVQQHNGKIWVQSVLGEGSTFYVLLPLADSN
- a CDS encoding response regulator, whose amino-acid sequence is MSRNILIVDDEEDVQAIAKLGLELGAGWNVLTACCGQEALNIAAKSPVDVILLDMMMPDMDGRTTLQKLKANPATQEIPVILLTAKVQESDQDCFTGLDVAAIFAKPFRPLKLAGQISEALGWAYSEIDS
- a CDS encoding AAA-like domain-containing protein, which produces MYLQKTRRRRGVLLTPEGLKKLQTAKSEAEMLENSGNRYTLEALNERTSLSVDTLMKIFACEVGVDKQTLKYCFQAFNLVLERSDYEFPEVQHQDEALAINLLGIETTPEIPEGQVPLDSAFYLERPPIEADCYKAILQPGALIRIKAPRRMGKTSLMSRILESAANEGYRTVSLSFQLADKAIFQDLDKFLRWFCASISLGLQVPNQLKDYWDEIFGSKISSKIYFEQYLLTATTNPIVLGLDDVDRLFQYPDLADDFFGLLRAWHEEAKNREIWKKLRLVVAHATEVHIPLNVNKSPFNVGLPIELQSLNIKQVQALAERYGLNCAEPALEQLLALVGGQPYLVRLAFYNSWQQSVTLEKLLSTALSANGIYREHLQQQLWNLQQNPELVAAFAEVVKAAKPLELPLEQAFKLQSMGLVNLFGNRATPSCQLYAKYFGGLLSN